A genomic window from Diorhabda sublineata isolate icDioSubl1.1 chromosome 8, icDioSubl1.1, whole genome shotgun sequence includes:
- the LOC130447538 gene encoding gastrula zinc finger protein XlCGF57.1-like isoform X2 codes for MNVKQELEDASIKEEKFDIEEHDIKQENDVYYLKLACDDVKIKMNEMIYDDGLECKLETGQKIYEMHSDETYSGDNFNVGSNICPVNDQARLILKKNQTTFTDAQIDCSKKGTLSQQKHMKLEGISICKLCGNLYVRKFHFYHHHFTQHLVKKPLRNIIQKHKVRLKQNAVNESVQTMSILKMKGANKSKLCVDQLQESFNQIKSRATKSTSESSSIKKSCIHNGENIKCDICLKTFSHKSKLDIHLLIHTGEKPFKCDICLKTFSQKSHLNVHLLIHTGEKRFKCDICLKTFLYKSNLNVHLLNHTGEKPFKCDICSKTFLLKSYLKIHLLSHTGEKPFKCDICLKTFLHKSNLNVHLLSHTKEKPFKCDICLKTFSQKFSLNRHLPSHTGQKPFKCDICLKTFSEKHKLKIHFLSHTKEKPFKCDVCLKTFSQKFSLNRHLLSHTKEKPLKCDV; via the exons ATGAATGTAAAACAAGAGCTAGAAGATGCTTCCATTAAAGAGGAAAAATTTGATATCGAAGAACATGATATCAAACAGGAAAACgatgtatattatttaaaactagcATGTGATgatgttaaaattaaaatgaatgagATGATTTATGACGATGGCCTAGAATGTAAATTAGAAACAG GCCAAAAAATATATGAGATGCATTCAGATGAAACTTACTCTGGTGATAATTTTAATGTTGGTTCGAATATATGTCCAGTTAATGATCAGGCAagattaatattgaaaaagaatcAAACAACTTTCACTGATGCTCAAATTGACTGTTCAAAGAAAG GAACTTTATCTCAACAGAAGCATATGAAGCTTGAAGGTATTTCCATTTGTAAGTTATGTGGAAACTTGTATGTTAGAAAATTTCACTTCTACCATCACCATTTTACACAACATCTTGTCAAGAAACCTCTTCGTAACATAATTCAGAAACATAAGGTCAGATTAAAACAAAATGCAGTAAATGAATCTGTTCAAACAATGAGTATTTTAAAGATGAAGGGTGccaataaaagtaaattatgtGTGGATCAGTTGCAAGAGtcatttaatcaaattaaatcaCGTGCAACAAAATCCACTAGTGAAAGTAGTTCAATTAAAAAGTCTTGTATTCATAACGGAGAAAAcatcaaatgtgacatttgtttaaaaactttctcACACAAATCTAAATTGGATATACATTTGCTAATTCACACTGgggaaaaaccattcaaatgcgacatatgtttaaaaactttttcacagaaATCTCATTTAAATGTACATTTGCTAATTCACACTGGAGAAAAAcgattcaaatgtgacatttgcttAAAAACTTTCTTGTATAAATCTAATTTGAATGTACATTTGCTAAATCACActggagaaaaaccattcaaatgtgatatttgttcaaaaactttcttACTAAAATCATACCTGAAAATACATTTGCTAAGTCACACcggagaaaaaccattcaagtGCGACATTTGCTTAAAAACTTTCTTACATAAATCTAATTTGAATGTACATTTGCTAAGTCACACTaaagaaaagccattcaaatgtgatatttgtttaaaaacattctcgcagaaattttctttaaatagaCATTTGCCGAGTCACACTGGacaaaaaccattcaaatgtgacatttgtttgaaaacattttcagaaaaacataaattgaaaatacattttctaaGTCACACTAAAGAAAAGCCATTTAAATGCgatgtttgtttaaaaactttctcgcagaaattttctttaaatagaCATTTGTTAAGTCACACCAAAGAAAAGCCATTAAAATGTGATGTTTGA
- the LOC130447538 gene encoding uncharacterized protein LOC130447538 isoform X3, with protein sequence MDMKQELEDAFIKEEKFYIKEHDIKQENDNYLQQTCDDVKMNEMIYDEDLECKLETDIEVDGMHFDETNSGNFNAGSSIGPVNDQARLLFKTNRTLFTEDQIDYLKEVRL encoded by the exons ATGGATATGAAACAAGAGCTAGAAGATGCTTTCATTAAAgaggaaaaattttatatcaaagaACACGATATCAAACAGGAAAACGACAATTATTTACAACAAACATGTGATGATGTTAAAATGAATGAGATGATTTATGACGAAGACCTAGAGTGTAAATTGGAAACAG ACATAGAAGTAGATGGGATGCACTTTGATGAAACTAACTCTGGTAATTTTAATGCTGGTTCGAGTATAGGTCCAGTTAATGATCAGGCaagattattatttaaaacaaatcgAACGTTGTTTACTGAAGACCAAATTGACTATTTAAAGGAAG tacgCCTATGA
- the LOC130447538 gene encoding gastrula zinc finger protein XlCGF28.1-like isoform X1 yields MDMKQELEDAFIKEEKFYIKEHDIKQENDNYLQQTCDDVKMNEMIYDEDLECKLETDIEVDGMHFDETNSGNFNAGSSIGPVNDQARLLFKTNRTLFTEDQIDYLKEGTVSCWKHIKLGGIFICKLCGNLYVRKFYLYHHHFTQHLVKKPLRNIIKKQKFRLKQNVVNKSVQTMSILKMKHANKNEFRVDQLQDLINQIKSCATKSRSDILTKSSTSSSLDEYKTICIGRKLFECNVCLKSFSQKSYLSRHFLSHTGEKPFKCDICLKTFSQKSHLNVHLLIHTGEKRFKCDICLKTFSHKSNLNVHLLIHTGEKPFKCDICSKTFLLKSYLKIHLLTHTEEKPIKCDICLKTFSRKYDLNKHFLSHTGEKLFKCSICLKTFTRKYNLNVHLQNHKEVKPFKCNICFKSYSHKHHLKEHLLIHTGEKPFKCNICLKAFSKKYHFNRHLIIHTGEKPFKCDICSKTFTHKCNLNRHLLSHTRENATFI; encoded by the exons ATGGATATGAAACAAGAGCTAGAAGATGCTTTCATTAAAgaggaaaaattttatatcaaagaACACGATATCAAACAGGAAAACGACAATTATTTACAACAAACATGTGATGATGTTAAAATGAATGAGATGATTTATGACGAAGACCTAGAGTGTAAATTGGAAACAG ACATAGAAGTAGATGGGATGCACTTTGATGAAACTAACTCTGGTAATTTTAATGCTGGTTCGAGTATAGGTCCAGTTAATGATCAGGCaagattattatttaaaacaaatcgAACGTTGTTTACTGAAGACCAAATTGACTATTTAAAGGAAG GAACTGTATCTTGTTGGAAGCATATAAAGCTTGGAGGTATTTTCATTTGTAAGTTATGTGGAAACTTGTATGTAAGAAAATTTTACCTCTACCATCACCATTTTACTCAACATCTTGTCAAGAAACCTCTTCGTAACATAATTAAGAAACAAAAGTTCAGATTAAAACAAAATGTAGTAAACAAATCTGTTCAAACAATGAGTATATTAAAGATGAAACatgcaaataaaaatgaatttcgtGTGGATCAGTTGCAGGATTtgattaatcaaattaaatcatGTGCAACAAAATCCAGAAGTGATATTCTTACAAAATCTTCTACATCTTCAAGTTTAGATGAATACAAGACTATTTGCATTGGCAGAAAACTATTTGAATGTaatgtttgtttaaaaagtttttcacaGAAATCTTATTTGAGTAGACATTTCCTAAGTCACACCGgggaaaaaccattcaaatgcgacatatgtttaaaaactttttcacagaaATCTCATTTAAATGTACATTTGCTAATTCACACTGGAGAAAAAcgattcaaatgtgacatttgcttAAAAACTTTCTCACATAAATCTAATTTGAATGTACATTTGCTAATTCACActggagaaaaaccattcaaatgtgatatttgttcaaaaactttcttACTAAAATCATACCTGAAAATACATTTGCTAACTCACACCGAAGAAAAACCAATCAAATGcgacatttgtttaaaaacattctcaagaaaatatgatttgaataaacattttctgAGTCATACCGGagaaaaactattcaaatgcagcatttgtttaaaaacattcacaagaaaatataatttgaatgtaCATTTACAAAACCATAAAGAAGTGAAACCATTcaaatgtaatatttgtttcaaaagttACTCACATAAACATCATTTGAAGGAACATTTGCTAATTCACActggagaaaaaccattcaagtgcaacatttgtttgaaagcattctcaaaaaaatatcatttcaataGACATTTGATAATtcacacaggagaaaagccattcaaatgcgACATTTGCTCAAAAACTTTCACACACAAATGTAATTTGAATAGACATTTGCTAAGTCACACTAGAGAAAATGcgacatttatttaa
- the LOC130447543 gene encoding zinc finger protein 664-like isoform X1, whose product MDVKQELEDAFIEEEKFDIKEHNIKQENDKLTSDEIIYEEELKFKLDTDEIHSDKTYSNDNFNDGLNKGVVNYQTRILKRKLQRNRTSFTDYQIDLLKEGNLSRRNYMKFEGIFICKICGNLCTKKFDILHHNFTHFVKKPSRNISQKQRLLKCDFSLMPFSKSTSLIRKKLAQKDRGSLSVHKRSATSKKPVFCNISPKSTSSSLVEHKDISIDRKTFKCDICLKTFSKKSNLNKHLLSHTTEKPFKCDVCLKTFSWKHHMNRHYLSHTIEKPFKCDMCLKTFAQKPNLKVHLLSHTGEKPFKCDICLKSFSQKHHLKIHSLSHTGEKPFKCEVCLKSFTQKSYLNRHLLSHTRETAFKCDICLKIFSQKFPLNRHLLSHTGEKPFKCDICSKTYTRKDYLNEHLLNHTGEKPFKCDVCSESFVSKYRLVVHKRFHTSEHIV is encoded by the exons ATGGATGTGAAACAAGAGCTAGAAGATGCTTTCATTGAAGaggaaaaatttgatatcaaagAACATAATATCAAACAAGAAAACGACAAACTAACATCTGATGAGATAATttatgaagaagaattaaagtttaaattggaCACAG ATGAGATCCATTCAGATAAAACTTACTCTaatgataattttaatgatGGTTTGAATAAAGGTGTGGTTAATTATCAGacaagaatattaaaaagaaaactacaAAGAAATCGAACGTCGTTCACAGATTACCAAATTGACTTATTAAAGGAAG GAAATTTATCTCGTCGGAACTATATGAAGTTTGAAGGTATTTTCATTTGTAAGATTTGTGGAAACTTATGCACTAAGAAATTTGACATCCTCCATCATAATTTCACACATTTTGTTAAGAAACCTAGTCGAAACATAAGTCAGAAACAAAGACTGTTGAAATGTGATTTTAGTTTAATGCCGTTTTCTAAAAGTACTAgtttaattcgaaaaaaacttgCCCAAAAAGATCGTGGCAGTTTAAGTGTACATAAACGTAGTGCAACTTCCAAAAAAccagttttttgtaatatttctcCGAAATCTACGTCTTCAAGTTTAGTTGAACACAAAGATATTAGCATAGacagaaaaacatttaaatgtgacatttgtttgaaaactttttcaaagaaatctaatttgaataaacatttgTTAAGTCACACTACAGAAAAGCCCTTCAAATGTGATGTTTGTTTGAAGACTTTCTCATGGAAACATCACATGAATAGACATTATCTAAGTCACACCAtagaaaaaccatttaaatgtgATATGTGTTTGAAAACTTTCGCGCAAAAACCTAATTTGAAAGTGCATTTGCTAAgtcacacaggagaaaagccattcaaatgtgacatttgtttaaaatCTTTCTCACAGAAACatcatttgaaaatacattcGCTAAGTCACActggagaaaagccattcaaatgtgaagtttgtttgaaaagtttcacgCAGAAATCTTATTTAAATAGACATTTGCTAAGCCACACTAGAGAAACagcattcaaatgtgacatttgtttaaaaattttctcacaGAAGTTTCCTTTGAATAGACATTTGTTAAGTCACACCGGAGagaaaccattcaaatgtgacatttgttcaaaaacttacACCCGGAAAGATTATTTGAATGAACATTTGCTAAATCACACTGGAGAAAAGCCTTTCAAATGTGATGTTTGTTCAGAATCGTTTGTATCTAAATATCGTTTGGTTGTTCATAAACGTTTTCACACTAGTGAACATATTGTTTAA
- the LOC130447543 gene encoding gastrula zinc finger protein xLCGF3.1-like isoform X2, producing MDVKQELEDAFIEEEKFDIKEHNIKQENDKLTSDEIIYEEELKFKLDTGNLSRRNYMKFEGIFICKICGNLCTKKFDILHHNFTHFVKKPSRNISQKQRLLKCDFSLMPFSKSTSLIRKKLAQKDRGSLSVHKRSATSKKPVFCNISPKSTSSSLVEHKDISIDRKTFKCDICLKTFSKKSNLNKHLLSHTTEKPFKCDVCLKTFSWKHHMNRHYLSHTIEKPFKCDMCLKTFAQKPNLKVHLLSHTGEKPFKCDICLKSFSQKHHLKIHSLSHTGEKPFKCEVCLKSFTQKSYLNRHLLSHTRETAFKCDICLKIFSQKFPLNRHLLSHTGEKPFKCDICSKTYTRKDYLNEHLLNHTGEKPFKCDVCSESFVSKYRLVVHKRFHTSEHIV from the exons ATGGATGTGAAACAAGAGCTAGAAGATGCTTTCATTGAAGaggaaaaatttgatatcaaagAACATAATATCAAACAAGAAAACGACAAACTAACATCTGATGAGATAATttatgaagaagaattaaagtttaaattggaCACAG GAAATTTATCTCGTCGGAACTATATGAAGTTTGAAGGTATTTTCATTTGTAAGATTTGTGGAAACTTATGCACTAAGAAATTTGACATCCTCCATCATAATTTCACACATTTTGTTAAGAAACCTAGTCGAAACATAAGTCAGAAACAAAGACTGTTGAAATGTGATTTTAGTTTAATGCCGTTTTCTAAAAGTACTAgtttaattcgaaaaaaacttgCCCAAAAAGATCGTGGCAGTTTAAGTGTACATAAACGTAGTGCAACTTCCAAAAAAccagttttttgtaatatttctcCGAAATCTACGTCTTCAAGTTTAGTTGAACACAAAGATATTAGCATAGacagaaaaacatttaaatgtgacatttgtttgaaaactttttcaaagaaatctaatttgaataaacatttgTTAAGTCACACTACAGAAAAGCCCTTCAAATGTGATGTTTGTTTGAAGACTTTCTCATGGAAACATCACATGAATAGACATTATCTAAGTCACACCAtagaaaaaccatttaaatgtgATATGTGTTTGAAAACTTTCGCGCAAAAACCTAATTTGAAAGTGCATTTGCTAAgtcacacaggagaaaagccattcaaatgtgacatttgtttaaaatCTTTCTCACAGAAACatcatttgaaaatacattcGCTAAGTCACActggagaaaagccattcaaatgtgaagtttgtttgaaaagtttcacgCAGAAATCTTATTTAAATAGACATTTGCTAAGCCACACTAGAGAAACagcattcaaatgtgacatttgtttaaaaattttctcacaGAAGTTTCCTTTGAATAGACATTTGTTAAGTCACACCGGAGagaaaccattcaaatgtgacatttgttcaaaaacttacACCCGGAAAGATTATTTGAATGAACATTTGCTAAATCACACTGGAGAAAAGCCTTTCAAATGTGATGTTTGTTCAGAATCGTTTGTATCTAAATATCGTTTGGTTGTTCATAAACGTTTTCACACTAGTGAACATATTGTTTAA